Genomic window (Lampris incognitus isolate fLamInc1 chromosome 3, fLamInc1.hap2, whole genome shotgun sequence):
GAATTATAACCCTGGATATACATATTTTGAAAAAAATGTCATCACATCAGTTTGATCAAAGCCGTATGAAtctttaataaaaataaaatacagaTCTCATAACTGACACGCCACGAACGAAACCGGTCCAGTTTTGGGAGTGTCGGTGAAGCTTACTGATGCTTTGTCCCCCCGCTGTCAGAGAGGTGTTTCAAAGCCCATCACAACCTGCCGTACAGATGGGAGGTGAAGGAGGGACAACAGTGGACGGCCTTACCGGAGAACGAGGAGATAGAGGAAGACTTCTGCAACCCTAAGAAGACATACAGGTACAtcaccaaaacaaaaacagttcATTGAAGTCTGAGAAACTAAACAGTTGTCGCCAGTTTGTTTGCTATTTTACAGGAACCTTCTCAAAATGAGTGTCCGTATCTCGAAATATGTTAGAATAAACAACAGGGGGCGTctggggtggcgtggtggtctattctgttgcctacccacgtggggatcggcggttcgactccctgtgttacctccagcgtggttgggcatccctacagacacaattggccgtgtctgcgggtgggaagccggatgtgggtatgtgtcctggtcgctgcactagcgcctcctctggtcggtcggggcgcctgttcaggggggggggactggggggaatagcgtgatccttccacatgctacgtccccctggtgaaactcctcactgtcaggtgaaaacaagcggctggtgactccacatgtatgggaggaggcatgtggcagtctgcagccctccccggatcggcagagggggcggagcagcgaccaggacagctcggaaaacagggtaattggccaagtacaagaacagttggggagaaagggggtgggggcaACAGGTTTTGGTCTACACTGGAAATAACTGCAGTCTATCAGTGCATCTGTCCATCTATAACTGAaattgcatttgtctgtctgtcaaattgtcctttctgttcatctgtctgttcTGTCCTCCGTCAGGCTGGTCCGTGCTCATCTTCACTAAACAGCGGTGATACTGTGTAGTGACATGTCTTGTTGTCTCTTGTCCTCCAGTCGAGGCGTGCAGCCCGTGTGTTTTGACACCATGACCTGCGAGCTGAATAGCGCCCGCCGCCTCTCCACCGTCTCCTCTGTTCTCCAGCCTACTTTCATTTTCACCACGGAGTGGGTCTGGTACTGGGAGGACGAGTTCGGGACCTGGAATCCGTACGCCACAGCGGTGAGATTGACAAGACAGAAACTGGGTTCATTTGCACAGAGGGAGAAACTGGTAGATAGCGTACACACCGAGGAAAAGACACCATTTATCCCGAGACCCTCGATTCGGGTTAGGAAAACACAGAGAAACATTATCTGGGAaacatgggagaaacctcaggaagagcatcaaaacgagggatccctcttccaggatggatataGGAGAGGCATACAGTCGGTGCCGGGTGGGACGGGTGGGCAGTGTGGTAAAACATCTAGAAATAAAACCTGCATCTAGTGATAAGAATAGAGGCTTTGTTTATGCCACAGGTCTTGATGCCCACTTCCGATTTTTCCGTTGTGTTGGATTTTTTTGGACCGCTTGTTTACCTCCACCTTTAACAGTGACCCACATACGATTCCTGTGCTTACATCACAACTCTCAGGTGTACTTGAAAGAACCCGCATGTAAAGATCCAAAAAAACACCAGAGATTTATggatctttttctccccagttgtacttggccagttacccccactctcccgggccgtcccggtcgctgctccaccccctctgccgatccggggagggctgcagactaccacatgccctcctcccatacatgtggagtcgccagccgcttcttttcacctgacagtgaggagtttcaccagggggacgtagcacgtgggaggatcacgctacccccccccccccatttccccctccccccccccatttccccctccccctgaacaggcacctcgaacgaccagaggaggcgctagtgcagcaaccaggatatatacccacatctggcttcccactcgtagacgcggccaattgtgtctgtagggacgcccgaccgagcgggaggtaacacggggattcgaaccggcgatccccgtgttggtaggcaacagaatagaccgccacgccacccggacgccctacaccAGAGCTTTGTCCCCGATGCGGACGTAAACAACCACGCATGGACACCACGTCATTCGCACTGTAACAGGAGTGATGGTGTCACGTGTTAAACGACGTGTGCAGTTTGCAACGACCCGACAAATCTGAATCATCTGACGTGTGCGGTGCATGTAAGTCACGTTGGCAGACACCAGATTCCTATCTGAGTTATTTTGACATGACTGCGGTCAGAGTCAGATTTGAAAATATGCAGCTCCGCGTGCTGTGTTCAGATGTGCATCAGAATACATATCTGATCGCGAGCGGAAAACCAGAATCGGCTCACTCGCACCAGGGCGACGTGGGCTGTGGCTTGCCGCCGTCGGTCGAGATGGCCTACCCGAAAAGGATCGGAAACACGATCGCTTTTCCGAGTGGAGCGGCCGCACAGCCGCGGGACAGAGGAAACCCTGACTTGAGTACCGAGCTCAAAACGTGGACAGGACAAATTTGAAACCCAgaacgaaaaaaaaagaagagatgaAACGCAGGCCCGTGGAAAGAGGGGAAGCAAAGGCTTCAACACTTGAGACAAACCATTTCTTCTTCCGGTGTGTTTTGCTTGCAGCGACAATATCCATCTACGTCTCTGTTCCCCTCTGTCTTCAGGTTTTGTTTCCTTGTGCGCCATCTTCCAAGTATTTCCGGTAAAACCACAACAGAAACCGGAAGCTTCTTGTTGATACATGTGCCACATTTTGAAACCTTGACATTCTCATGCAGAGGTTTCATCAACTTCTCATATTCAGAAATGGCAGGATCCCCGCGGTCGCGTCCGTGCGTCGTAGCTGCTGTGCTGCATCTAAAAACGTCCGGGTGGCTTCCGGCCCTGATGAGCGACTGACGCGGTCGGGCTGGGTCGGCATGACCAGCCGCACAACCCCGCGGTGCACCAAGCCTTCCGGCTCCCTGTGTATAAAAATCACTTCCCGTTGATTGTGAAATTGTTTCCCTCTCCACAGTTTTCACTTCCTGGTCGGTGGTGTTCGGCTGTACTCGGCGGCACTCCTCGAGAAGCTCCTTATCCCCCAGGGTAGTAAACTCCCCATCAAAACGGTTGATTTGACATCTCTTGATTTTGACAGAAACGACTCTGAATAAGGTTGGAATGGCTGAAAGAGGGCCGGGCTTGACCTTGCATTGAGTCAGGGAGCTGTGAAACTCTCGGAGTTCAGCTTTGCTTGGCTCTTGAACGTCTGCTGCCTCCTCACAGCTCTTCTCTCAGCTTCGTCGATGCTCGTCGTCTTTAATGAGTGCTCACATCTCCCTTCAGTTTTTCCGCAGATTTACCTCTGCAGACTCACCGTGCTTGACGTATGAGGCCATGTACCTTTCACTTGAGTGCAGGATAGTTTGCCGTTAAGTCGTATCCACACTTCTGCATAACACAAGACACTTGCTATGTGCAGGCGACATTCGCCCCAACCCCGGCCCTACAGCCAGCACAGCGGCCAGAAAGAACCACGCCATCTTCGGTTGTCACGATCCACAGCTGGACGAGTGCATCATTCGCCCGTTGAGAACGCCATTCATAAATCCAGAGACCATGCGACTGTCGGCCTGAAGGCTTCGAAATGCTTTGAACGGATTTTTTTGTGTAAAGGTTTGTGTCCAAAACAGGATATGAAAGAGTGTCACCAGATTCAGCTGGTGGTGGTGGCCATTCTGGGCTGAGCTTTTGAGCAGGAGTGAGCAGGGGATCCATTCCGGTCTTTCCTATCGTCTCTTGGTAGCGACTTTTCACACCTCCTTCCAGTTTATGTGCATTAGTTTCGTGTTTACGCCGTCGCTCGCCATTTTCAGTTACGTAAGTCCTCCACCGCGGCCGCGGCCTCGTATCGAAAACATGTGTGACGTCACGCAAACACAcactattccgtcgcctaccaacaccgggctcgccggttcgaatccccgcgttacctccggcttggtcgggcgtccctaccgacacaattgaccgtgtctgcgggttggaagccagatgtgggtatgtatcttggtcgccacactagcgcctcttctggtcggtcagggtgcctgttcaggggggagggggaacagggggaatagcgtgatcctctcacgtgctacgttccccctggtgaaactcctcactgtcaggtgaaaagaagcggctggcgactccacatgtatgggaggaggcatgtggtagtctgcagccctccccggatcagaagagggggtggagcagcgaccgggacggctcggaagagtgaagtaattggccagatataatttggAGGGGGGAAATggggaaaaatacccccccccaaaaaagaatccCCAGGTACAACAGTTCCTACAGTTTCCATTTTTATGGGTGGGGAAAAGGTGACTAATAAGTAGATCTAGTGCACTTTACACGGGAACAAGTTCTGAAGTTGCAAACTGGAAGATTGTCATTTCTGTCGAGCTCGTTTACGCATGAAAATGAACACGATTTAGATATTCAAGGTTTAGCGATGGCCTGAAAAGGGCTTTTTATTttgttgcatgtaaatcttcagaatCCCCAGCTGTATTTGTGTTAACTGATTTGCTTTGTGGTGTTTCTGGTGTTTAAGACTGGGCAACATGGACTGGCGAGCATCACCAGCATGGAGCTGGAGGACAAGTTCCAGAACGATGACCAGGCGGTGGTGGAGTTCTCCGCAGGCTCCCAGTCGTACACGCTCAGTTTCCCGGGTAAGGGAGGGTTGTTTGAACGACCTGATTacatctctttctcccccccccccccccacgtgttgCGGTGTTCTCTGATTATTAAACGGCCGCCCTTTTTCAGACATGATACAGACGAACAAGCGGTATGGCACCAAGAGGGTGGTGAGAAGACGGCCGAAGTTCGTCTCCTCAGCTGAAGCACAGATCATCAAAACCAGGTACTGATCattagtattattgttattatcttaATAACGTCTTATTTCCAATGCAGGTTTTGTAAAATCTCAGACTGTTCTCCGTTAAAACCAGAATAAAGGCGCACACAAGGTGAAGGAACAGAGATCAGACTAATAGTAATGAAGGACGGCAGTGGTTTTAAAGACATTTTTAGGGCCTGTTTTAAAGAAGAAACCAGAGGCCGTGGTGTCCTCGGGTCGTTTCCTAAGATGTTTCATAGATCGTGTGTATTTCTACTACCTGCTTCTGCTTCCGATGTGGAAAGATGGcgacgcaaattcacgtttgcagcggcctcacccagtaccgtccatgcggtgtctttgtccacgtctgcgtctaagtttgtcttcgtttgatggctgggagagctggagctggatcggctgggagagctggtgttggatcggctgggagagcttggtctgctgcgtcctgtgggcccagggaccacggccctgaccggagctgcgcccgaataggaaacaccgagggcggtctggcggcggcctcgcctagccttgactgtgtttttagtgttgtggtgtggagtgtggggaggtgtgttgaaggtgtctggctgggagagctggagctggatcggctgggagggcctggtctgctgcgtcctgtgggcccagggaccacggccctgaccagagctgcgcccgaataggaaacaccgagggcggtctgacaggacgcggaagcggggcaggctaagctaactgctagcccatgcagaccggcagttctgacagtcatcctggctggcgctcgttctCCCGcatagtgatttttttgttgttaagtttagatatatgtgttagtttggatatatgtgttcttgtagtgtttggatatgtgtttttgtgtttgtgttgcactgctgtgggctgggggaaacgattctgattctggtttttGGCTGGCTTAACAATGTCAGAttaacatgtatatatatatcagactGCGCTGTGAAGTTTTCAACTACAGGACTAAAAATGACAAAGTTTCGGTGAAGTCTGGCTTCTAAAAAGGTGAACTGAATACGTTAGCAAACATCATTAGCCGGACACTTTTATCCAGTAACTTGAGGAAGTACAACCGTTGCTTTTACCCATGTTACTACAGAGGGACCTGGAACCCCAGACCCTGATAATGTTAGTGCCCTGCTATCCCATTAAGTTACCTGGGGAATTGAAACCTTAATGCTGTGCGCAGGGAATGGAACCGTCAACCCCGGCAGTGTTAATACCGTTCCCTGTTAAACTACACAGGAACCACCATTTTATTCTGTTTGTTTGCAGGAGGCCCGTGGGTAATCAGTCACATTTCAAAGACCTACCAGCACACTGGGACAAGACACTGATTCCTGAGACCGGGTATAAGGTGCAGTACAATAAACACACTCTGGCTATTCTCACCATTCTTCTGTATTCTGGTGACGGTGCGATAACATTAGGAGACACCGAACGGCAAGCGTATCCCCAAGGATTTGTGGGAAATGTAGTTTACTGTattcctgtccgtctgtctgtgttccCTCATCTAGCGAGTACAGCTCCAGAGCACCTCAGGTGAGTACAAGGAGATCGAGAGCCTCTTCCGCAGCACACTGAGGGGCTTTGACATCTACCAGATAGAGAGGATCCAGAACAAAGCCCTCTGGGAAGTCTTCCAGTGGTACGCCTTTAACAAGCAGGATATTCGGGAACAAATgtctcgtaaaaaaaaaaaaaatgtatcgcACCAACTGGATGGTGTCACTGACCGTGTGTGTGAATTCCCGTAtgttttggtttctttttttggAAGGCAAAAAACTCAGATGAAGAAGAACAACGGAGGTCAGAACGTCACAGAGAAGAAGCTGTTCCACGGGACCGACCCCAAACACATAGATGCGATTTGCCTTAACAACTTCGACTGGAGAATCTGCGGCACCCACGGCACCGCCTACGGTAAAGGTGAGTCTGTCCTACACAGGAAGTGTCCCATCTTCGGCTTGTATCTGATAACCTGCTGCCCGGGAAGTTTCATGAGGATATGTTGAAGTGCTCAGAGATAGCTTAGCAGTAATGGCCGCCATCACACGTGTACATAGCTCCTCCCGGCCCGTGGCGTAGGGTCAAATCCTGTCAGGAACTTTttctcctccgccccccccccctcagccttTTTGTTCTGAGTAAATAAATATATGAATTAAAAAATACAAAGTGGCCTGACCActctcatattaaaaaaaaaaattatatccaTTTAATAGAAATTTTGCAAAGATCTTCCCAAGATTGGAGCGGTAGCAGGGGCTGGGAGCTAGTTTAGGatgtgatgtgtttgtgtgtgcgcatggaTATCAACTACTACGTGACAGTGCTGGGCAAATATAGAGGGAAGTCTAAACACTTTGCTCCCTTTATCAATTCCCAGGTAGTTATTTCGCCAGGGACGCCAAATATTCTCACAGCTACACCGGCGAGTCCAGCGTCAAATCCATGTTCATATCCCGCATCCTGGTGGGCACCTACACCAAAGGATGCTCCAGCTACCTTCGACCCCCATCCAAGGATGGCGGAGACACCCACTTCTACGACAGTTGCGTGGACGATGTTGGCAACCCCTCCATATTTGTGGTGTTTGAGAAGCACCAGATCTACCCTGAGTACCTGCTCACATACGAGGAGAAGGTTTCTTATTCCTCGCCGTACTACACCAGGGCGGCGGCTCCAGCTCCGGCTCCGGCACCCAGGCCAGCTCCGGCACCGAGACCAACAACCGTATCTTGGACAACTCCCGCATCGACGAGTGCATCTTCGACATCAACGTCCACACCGAGGGCTGCACATTGGTCACCACCTCCCACACCGCTATCACGACCGACTTACTCGTCTTACTCCTCATCAAACCAGAGTTACCAGAAGAAGCAATCTGATTCCTGTGTCATCAGTTAGAGGTGAATGTGATGTCCAGAGACCTTGTCTCTTATCGGATCATGAGGGGAGAGGATGTGGTAAAAATGCAAAGTGTAACATTTGGATTGTAAGATAAATGTATCGAGAGGATGTCATTAATTGTAGTTTTCTGTGTTTTGTAATCACAGTTACGATCATCCATAGTTGTAAAATAGCTTTAGTATGTTGAAAATACAAAATTAACAAagtataaacaaataaacaagtgAGAAAAACAGTTGCCAAGGCAACCGATGGCGTTATTGAAATGATCCGCACAGCTGGAATACCTCTTTGACCAACCGGTTTGCTTGGTTTGAGACCTCCCATCGTACAGCATTAGTGCATATTACCAGTTTCCAAGTCCAAGAATTGATGTACAAATCACTGTTAAAGACTCCTTGCTGCCATTCTTTAAGTGGGCTCAGGAAATTTTGTACGTCAAAAATCTTGGCAGTTTCTCATATAAAGTGATTATAATGGCGTACCGCCCGCTGCTGTACTCCCCCCTGAGCAGCAGAGGGCGACAACGCCTCAGCGTAAATATCTACACTGTTAAAGCCTTAAACTTAAAGGTAGGATGAGTAGTATTTTCCTAAGAAAACTGTACAAAAATAAACCTTCACAATCATcgcttatgacccactagacgtgtgtggcagTGTTTgcatctgtatctgcagagacccggtctgttctctgcctgtattttcttattttgctgtgtcagGATATTTCTGGGCATTGACCTTTGGGCGTTGGGTGTGGGTACTATCAAAAGAGccatttttgcccccccccctccaaaaaaaattgtCTGGAGCCACAAAACATATTTCAGCCTTATAATGAAGGTAACACTGTCTGTTAAGTCTAAATTAGCCTGTCAACATTACTAATAGGTGGGAATGAGCTTGCATTAACTTTTACCACATGTGGCTACTCTGCAGCGGGCTATTGATGATCATTTGGTATTTGAACTTTGCATTTCCATTACAGTAATACCATATTTTGTTGCATTTATGAAATTATATAACTACAATAAAGAaaacttttaatttttttattttttattattgggGTATGCAGttacaacaaaacacaaaactgaacaaaagtcCAGTTCGGTGCGAGGTaatctcttcttttttcttcagcCACCCTTGGGCCTGAGCATAAATCACAACAAATTCACTACTTGCTAAAACAGATTTTTGTTGCAAAATAATAGCCTATTAAATGATCGTGTTCTCACCCGTTTAATGCGATTTCTGTTTCTGAAGGTCACTGTAGATCTCCCTGATATCAGAGCTGCCCTGCAGGCTCTCATCTGTGAGCCGGAAGTGATATTTGGATTATGTAGTTCATGCTTGAGGTAGGGAGACTCAAGACTGCatctctacagatcacaatatcacccgcgaacatcatagtccgtggagactcctgcctgatcttgtccgtcaacctgtccgtcaccacggcaaacgagaaagggctcacagtcgatccttgatgtaatgccacctccaccttgaacccatctatcattccaaccacacacctcaccactgtcacactgccctcatactttTCCTGCACCCACTCCTACTTCTccgccactcctgacttcctcatacaataccacacctcctctctccgcACCCTGTCGTattcttctgaccttctctatacttctccatcaacattctcaaagcaaacatcacatctgtggtgctcttttgtggcatgaaaccgtactgctgctcgctaatcgtcacctctcctcttaacctagcttctattactctttcccacatcttcatattgtggctgatcaactttacacggtataaagttgatcagtctaGAGGTATAAAttacacctctgtagttactacagctagGGAGACTCAAGACTAAACACCGCTATAGAGGTTTGGTAAAATTTAGGGGGAAAGGTGCCGGCCGTAGACATAGGCTCTGACACACATTTTAGTTgatgaaaaaaacattttttttgttcggtgtttaaatttaaaaatcactttaGGCCTACaacaattcatccatccatccattatccaagctgcttatcccaatgggggtcacgggatactggagcctatcccagcagtcattgggcggcgggcagggagacaccgtggacaggccgccaggccatcacagggctcacaaacacacacacacacctagggacaatttagtacggccaattcacctgacctacatgtctttggactgtgggaggaaaccggagcaccaggaggaaacccacgcagacacggggagaacgtgcaaactccacacagaggaagacgcgggacgacccccaaggttggacaaggggttcgaaaccaggaaaacttcgttaaaagaaacactcaacaataggaaaagtgctcaaccaatacagagcaaaataatccagtgagtcaagtaaattctttacgagacagtacaagcctgtttcatgccataagcaatcagctgTCAATCGATTGAAAATTATGTGTTGGGGTGGTAAAAAACacattgcaaagaaaaaaaacgtcAAAACTTGATTTTACTCAAAACGTGCACTATAGTGGACGACAGGATTTAATTGTTCTTGAGCGTGAAACATTTAAAGGCCGAGTATGTACATGGAAAGATCTACTGGAATCATCCAGTAAAACACAACACCATAAACAAATAGCACATGTAGATTTTCCATTCTTATGTATTAACTTCACCGTTTTCATTAGATGTTTGACTCTAGATGGTATTTCATGAAGCATTCTGACTTTTTGGAGACACAGAGAAACATGTTGCACTTTATGCATCTCACAAAGGTTTTGCTTTTGCATCCAGGCATTCTGCATCTGGAAGCATTTGGAATGTTGAGCATTTGGGGCAAATGGATTGCACCGTATTTCCTGATGCGCTCATCTGGGTGGGGCTTCCTTTTCTTCATTTCTGGAGAGAATTTGTCACTTGAGTCAGTTTCATCTCGTTGACATGCCTGTGCCTGGGATATCAGTTCCTCAGCCAAGAGCAGTTTGAACTCCAGGTATTGGGAGGTTTTCTTTGCAGGTCGTTGCAAGGCCTGGCTGTCTTGTTGGTACTGAATCCATGCCTTGGTGATGGCTACATCAGTGAAGTGGAGCATGGTACGAACAGTCCAATTTTTGGTGCGGCTGGACATTCTGTAGTAGCTGACCTTTGCTGGCCTGGGTAGGCTGAGGCAACCTTGGAGCACACTCTTGAGGAGTGGTCTTACTTTCCAAAGTGGATCCTTTTTCTTCTCATCTTCTGGCACATCCAGATCATTGACCACCACGAGGGAAGATCTGATCTTGTAAAACCGATCTCGTGTCATGGAGTCAGTTATAATTGGGACTCTTGTTTTGGCGGCCCAATACATTTTTATTCTTGGGTATCCAAGGCAT
Coding sequences:
- the si:ch73-252i11.1 gene encoding protein mono-ADP-ribosyltransferase PARP12 codes for the protein MESTITKIICANGGSISAEELQSVYFGRSERVSDVVANQEKFLLCHHNEEQMVVARTRLGLCKTKDCQGCNSLHLCKGFLFGNCQFDRGRRRCRFSHDLTSAYNNGLLVKHDLDNLDKAELCTLLLQNDRTLLPPVCHDYNNGLGEYGRCQDGEYCTRLHICEIYLSGPCSCPRAHDFYEPHPQKTLQKRGVPNQLFCSMKMVYMNKELLRIWCNKGNKGNMGRQPQQQTGLFGDIPSAANNATDSADDSAGAGRKKNRKRNNANMKDKIDICMYFIKGHCKHGERCFKAHHNLPYRWEVKEGQQWTALPENEEIEEDFCNPKKTYSRGVQPVCFDTMTCELNSARRLSTVSSVLQPTFIFTTEWVWYWEDEFGTWNPYATATGQHGLASITSMELEDKFQNDDQAVVEFSAGSQSYTLSFPDMIQTNKRYGTKRVVRRRPKFVSSAEAQIIKTRRPVGNQSHFKDLPAHWDKTLIPETGYKRVQLQSTSGEYKEIESLFRSTLRGFDIYQIERIQNKALWEVFQWQKTQMKKNNGGQNVTEKKLFHGTDPKHIDAICLNNFDWRICGTHGTAYGKGSYFARDAKYSHSYTGESSVKSMFISRILVGTYTKGCSSYLRPPSKDGGDTHFYDSCVDDVGNPSIFVVFEKHQIYPEYLLTYEEKVSYSSPYYTRAAAPAPAPAPRPAPAPRPTTVSWTTPASTSASSTSTSTPRAAHWSPPPTPLSRPTYSSYSSSNQSYQKKQSDSCVIS
- the LOC130110231 gene encoding uncharacterized protein LOC130110231 isoform X2, which produces MGQNQHERRITPDDAALSRGDWSPLQYFQQYIDEQLIQDLSVFTNQRMVQDSGCSLNTTPEEIKTFLGISVYMACLGYPRIKMYWAAKTRVPIITDSMTRDRFYKIRSSLVVVNDLDVPEDEKKKDPLWKVRPLLKSVLQGCLSLPRPAKVSYYRMSSRTKNWTVRTMLHFTDVAITKAWIQYQQDSQALQRPAKKTSQYLEFKLLLAEELISQAQACQRDETDSSDKFSPEMKKRKPHPDERIRKYGAIHLPQMLNIPNASRCRMPGCKSKTFVRCIKCNMFLCVSKKSECFMKYHLESNI
- the LOC130110231 gene encoding uncharacterized protein LOC130110231 isoform X1 translates to MAEAERILNRIAEGESDLDLSEDDTEEGESSDEEDPDEVDQDVKPDEVCRRPLWAKTNTITPDDAALSRGDWSPLQYFQQYIDEQLIQDLSVFTNQRMVQDSGCSLNTTPEEIKTFLGISVYMACLGYPRIKMYWAAKTRVPIITDSMTRDRFYKIRSSLVVVNDLDVPEDEKKKDPLWKVRPLLKSVLQGCLSLPRPAKVSYYRMSSRTKNWTVRTMLHFTDVAITKAWIQYQQDSQALQRPAKKTSQYLEFKLLLAEELISQAQACQRDETDSSDKFSPEMKKRKPHPDERIRKYGAIHLPQMLNIPNASRCRMPGCKSKTFVRCIKCNMFLCVSKKSECFMKYHLESNI